A genomic segment from Mustela lutreola isolate mMusLut2 chromosome 15, mMusLut2.pri, whole genome shotgun sequence encodes:
- the TMEM107 gene encoding transmembrane protein 107 → MGRISGLVPSRFLTLLAHLVVVITLFWSRDSNIQACLPLTFTPEEYEKQDIQLVVALSVTLGLFAVELAGFFSGVSMFNSTQSLISIGAHCSASVALSFFIFERWECTTYWYIFVFCSALPAITEIALFISVFGLKKKPF, encoded by the exons ATGGGCCGGATCTCGGGGCTTGTGCCCTCTCGCTTCCTGACGCTCCTGGCGCATCTGGTGGTCGTCATCACTTTGTTCTGGTCCCGG GACAGCAACATCcaggcctgcctgcctctcacgtTCACCCCGGAGGAGTACGAGAAGCAGGACATTCA GCTGGTGGTAGCGCTCTCAGTCACCCTTGGCCTCTTTGCAGTGGAGCTGGCGGGTTTCTTCTCGGGAGTTTCCATGTTCAACAGCACCCAGAGCCTCATCT CCATTGGGGCTCACTGTAGTGCGTCCGTGGCCCTGTCCTTTTTCATATTCGAGCGTTGGGAGTGCACCACATACTGGTACATTTTTGTCTTCTGCAG TGCCCTCCCCGCTATCACCGAAATAGCATTGTTCATCAGCGTCTTTGGGCTGAAAAAGAAACCTTTCTGA
- the VAMP2 gene encoding vesicle-associated membrane protein 2, which yields MSATAATAPPAAPAGEGGPPAPPPNLTSNRRLQQTQAQVDEVVDIMRVNVDKVLERDQKLSELDDRADALQAGASQFETSAAKLKRKYWWKNLKMMIILGVICAIILIIIIVYFSS from the exons AT GTCGGCTACCGCTGCCACCGCCCCCCCTGCCGCCccggctggggaggggggccccCCTGCGCCCCCTCCAAACCTCACCAGTAACAGGAGACTGCAGCAGACCCAGGCCCAGGTGGATGAG GTGGTGGACATCATGAGGGTGAACGTGGACAAGGTCCTGGAGCGGGACCAGAAGCTGTCAGAGCTGGACGACCGTGCAGATGCACTCCAGGCAGGGGCCTCCCAGTTTGAAACCAGTGCAGCCAAGCTCAAGCGCAAATACTGGTGGAAAAACCTCAAG ATGATGATCATCTTGGGAGTGATTTGCGccatcatcctcatcatcatcatcg TTTACTTCAGCTCTTAA